In Candidatus Nitrospira nitrificans, the following are encoded in one genomic region:
- a CDS encoding (deoxy)nucleoside triphosphate pyrophosphohydrolase gives MQVIEVAVGLIHRDGRYLIARRKPGVHLAGFWEFPGGKREMDESLTECLQRELFEELSVRVDQPIPYRIIRHDYLDQIIELHFFRCAIEQGEPMPIGCEEIRWVYPEDLTQFTFPPADYAIIEALRRDAFGVSR, from the coding sequence ATGCAAGTTATTGAAGTGGCGGTAGGGCTCATCCACCGTGATGGCCGCTATTTGATCGCCCGCCGGAAACCCGGTGTCCACTTAGCGGGTTTCTGGGAGTTCCCTGGGGGAAAACGGGAAATGGACGAATCGCTCACGGAGTGTTTGCAACGGGAGCTATTTGAAGAGCTGAGTGTTCGCGTCGACCAACCTATTCCGTATCGAATCATTCGGCACGACTATCTGGATCAAATCATCGAGTTGCATTTTTTTCGATGTGCCATTGAACAGGGAGAACCTATGCCTATCGGTTGCGAAGAAATCCGCTGGGTATATCCCGAAGATCTCACGCAGTTTACATTCCCGCCGGCGGACTATGCGATTATCGAAGCGTTGCGGCGTGATGCGTTCGGAGTTTCGCGATGA
- a CDS encoding AmpG family muropeptide MFS transporter, whose product MTPGSFSLSSLMNRRILVMLPLGFASGLPLALTSGTLQAWLTVEGVDLKTIGIFTMVGLPYTLKFLWAPVMDRVIPPWLGRRRGWMVLTQLCVAVGLGLMALTNPRIHPGWLAAYAVLVAFLASSLDIVFDAYRTDTLRSHERGLGAAVWVNGYRIALLASGAGALVLADYVGWPMTYLAMAAVMVAGVGIVLISPNPTFVAEAPKSMREAVGAPLAEFFGRPHALGFLAVIILYKLGDAFASALQTAFLIGGLGFSATDVGAVKGLGVFATLLGAFVGGLMMTQSGLVRSLLIFGVLQAVSNLGFVVLALMGKDASVLTAAVVIENVTGGMGTAAFVALVMSLCDPRYTATQFALLSSFEALGRVFAGRPSADIVTLVGWTQFFVLTVVVALPGLWAVWRIRRSIEPEQQSGAPPPALKPAVAPVAE is encoded by the coding sequence ATGACACCAGGATCTTTCAGCCTATCAAGCCTGATGAATCGCCGCATCCTCGTGATGCTGCCGTTGGGCTTTGCCTCCGGCCTTCCACTCGCCCTCACGTCCGGGACCTTGCAGGCCTGGTTGACGGTGGAGGGAGTCGACCTCAAGACCATCGGTATTTTCACGATGGTCGGCCTGCCCTATACGCTCAAGTTCTTATGGGCTCCTGTGATGGATCGTGTGATACCTCCTTGGCTCGGGCGGCGTCGCGGCTGGATGGTGCTGACGCAACTCTGTGTAGCGGTCGGCCTTGGACTCATGGCCCTGACCAATCCTCGGATACATCCTGGATGGCTGGCGGCCTATGCCGTGCTCGTGGCGTTCCTGGCCTCCTCCTTGGATATTGTCTTCGATGCCTATCGCACGGACACGCTCCGATCTCATGAGCGCGGTTTGGGTGCGGCCGTATGGGTGAACGGCTATCGAATCGCACTATTGGCTTCCGGTGCCGGCGCGCTTGTCCTTGCCGATTATGTCGGGTGGCCCATGACATATCTGGCCATGGCGGCGGTCATGGTAGCCGGAGTAGGCATCGTCTTGATCAGCCCCAACCCCACGTTCGTTGCCGAGGCTCCGAAGAGCATGAGAGAAGCAGTCGGCGCGCCGTTGGCGGAGTTCTTCGGACGGCCCCACGCCCTGGGGTTCTTGGCCGTCATCATCCTTTATAAGCTTGGAGATGCCTTTGCGTCTGCCCTTCAGACCGCTTTCCTGATCGGAGGGCTTGGTTTTTCCGCGACGGACGTCGGCGCCGTGAAGGGACTTGGGGTCTTTGCCACCTTGCTGGGTGCTTTTGTCGGCGGACTCATGATGACCCAGTCGGGACTTGTACGGTCGCTATTGATCTTCGGGGTCTTGCAGGCGGTCTCGAATCTGGGCTTCGTCGTATTGGCATTGATGGGCAAAGACGCGAGCGTCCTGACTGCGGCGGTCGTCATCGAAAATGTGACGGGAGGAATGGGCACCGCTGCGTTCGTCGCGTTGGTGATGTCGCTCTGCGATCCACGGTATACCGCGACTCAGTTCGCGCTGCTGTCTTCATTTGAGGCGTTGGGGCGGGTGTTTGCCGGGCGCCCCTCGGCGGATATCGTGACGCTGGTCGGATGGACACAGTTTTTCGTCTTGACCGTCGTGGTGGCGCTGCCGGGTCTTTGGGCAGTGTGGCGAATCCGGCGTTCCATCGAGCCCGAGCAGCAGAGCGGCGCGCCTCCTCCCGCTCTGAAGCCGGCAGTCGCTCCTGTTGCCGAATGA
- a CDS encoding 3'-5' exonuclease — protein MKVVLDIETIQATREEWTRLVGKAPVCSESSHADEGYDLFAAGAAEERRHAEDELYAKSAFDGTFSRIVCIGLLEFSDQMEARSAVAWFGANERELLRQFWARLAQDRPALFITHNGLGFDLPFIKKRSIINQVKPSLDINLAKFRAEPVYDTMALWSNWDTRGWVKLDVLARALQVETKSGSGEQVAEMWERRQGRELAQYCLQDTYVTYACYCRMNFRQPLSREVVLLQPELYDVG, from the coding sequence ATGAAGGTCGTACTCGATATCGAAACCATCCAAGCTACTCGTGAAGAATGGACACGGTTGGTGGGGAAGGCACCGGTGTGCAGTGAATCCTCTCACGCGGATGAGGGGTACGACCTCTTTGCCGCCGGTGCGGCAGAAGAACGGCGGCACGCGGAAGATGAGCTGTACGCCAAGTCGGCGTTCGATGGGACGTTCAGCCGCATCGTCTGTATCGGTCTGCTGGAATTTTCCGATCAGATGGAAGCACGCAGCGCCGTCGCCTGGTTCGGGGCGAATGAACGGGAGCTGCTCCGCCAATTCTGGGCGAGGCTTGCCCAGGACCGTCCCGCCTTGTTCATCACGCATAACGGACTTGGCTTTGATCTGCCCTTCATCAAGAAACGGTCGATCATCAATCAAGTAAAGCCCAGTCTCGATATCAACCTTGCGAAATTCCGCGCCGAACCGGTCTATGACACGATGGCCCTTTGGAGTAATTGGGATACGAGGGGTTGGGTCAAGCTCGATGTGCTGGCCAGAGCGTTGCAGGTCGAAACGAAGTCAGGCAGTGGGGAACAAGTCGCCGAAATGTGGGAGCGGAGGCAAGGTCGCGAGCTTGCGCAGTACTGTCTGCAAGATACCTATGTGACCTATGCCTGCTACTGCCGCATGAACTTTCGTCAGCCTCTGTCTCGGGAGGTTGTTCTGCTGCAGCCTGAGCTTTACGACGTCGGGTAG
- a CDS encoding DUF4359 domain-containing protein: MSLLRLSVIVVGLTAAIGLALSNPTMDDYVRFVERELSKAIDRMDQGTSTREQQFIRQVFQSQSKKLLESVVRPNTVRQNWGIMSEYETQVAGTKVIVLGLGGRFIPLQGVEEATLKIGRMAF, encoded by the coding sequence ATGAGCCTCCTTCGTTTGAGCGTAATCGTCGTTGGATTGACTGCCGCGATCGGTCTGGCTTTATCGAATCCAACGATGGACGACTATGTACGCTTCGTTGAACGAGAATTGAGCAAAGCGATAGACCGAATGGACCAGGGTACATCGACTCGAGAACAGCAATTCATTCGGCAGGTGTTTCAGTCGCAAAGTAAGAAGCTTCTCGAATCAGTCGTGAGGCCGAATACCGTGCGACAGAACTGGGGAATTATGAGCGAATATGAAACACAGGTGGCGGGCACGAAAGTCATCGTGCTCGGTCTCGGTGGTCGGTTCATTCCCCTTCAAGGTGTCGAGGAAGCGACGTTGAAAATCGGACGAATGGCCTTCTAA
- the miaB gene encoding tRNA (N6-isopentenyl adenosine(37)-C2)-methylthiotransferase MiaB — protein sequence MILKTIPRVHIETFGCQMNESDSELVRSMLKREGFVFTEDRERADVVLVNTCAIRENAHKKIYAHLSELKAIKKQRPLVVGILGCMAQNLKGELAEKEPLIDVLAGPDAYRQLPSLLTAALEEQEQGLSQKGLALDLSEYETYEGIMPDRDSGVNAWITVMRGCDNFCSFCVVPYTRGRERSRDPKSILLEARDAAARGFRQITLLGQNVNSYRHEEWDFSRLITAVADTPGIDRVRFTSPHPKDFPAALIEAIATHPRICKHIHLPLQAGSDRILELMGRTYTGTEYLTLVALIRRAVPDIVLTTDIICGFCSESDEDFQSTFRLVKQVQFDSAYIFKYSERKHTIAARKYADDVPDQVKGMRVAQLLETQRRITLERNRRYIGKSIRVLVERDATRSPAQAMGKTDGNITVVWDKGTGGFGPGTLTTKHIIDASAATLYGR from the coding sequence ATGATTCTGAAGACCATCCCCCGCGTTCATATCGAAACGTTCGGCTGCCAAATGAACGAGTCCGACAGCGAACTTGTTCGCTCGATGCTGAAGCGAGAAGGATTCGTCTTTACTGAGGATCGTGAACGGGCCGACGTGGTGTTGGTCAACACTTGCGCCATTCGGGAGAACGCGCACAAGAAGATCTACGCCCACCTCTCCGAGCTAAAAGCGATCAAAAAGCAGCGCCCTCTCGTCGTTGGCATCCTCGGTTGCATGGCCCAGAACCTCAAAGGTGAACTGGCGGAAAAGGAGCCGCTGATTGACGTCTTGGCCGGCCCGGATGCCTATCGTCAACTTCCCTCATTGCTGACGGCCGCACTCGAGGAACAAGAACAGGGACTCTCTCAGAAAGGACTCGCCCTCGATCTGTCGGAGTACGAAACCTATGAAGGGATCATGCCGGATCGCGACAGCGGAGTAAACGCATGGATTACCGTCATGCGAGGCTGCGATAACTTCTGTTCCTTCTGTGTCGTCCCCTATACCAGGGGTCGTGAACGGTCGCGCGACCCGAAGTCCATTTTACTCGAAGCCCGTGATGCCGCGGCTCGTGGGTTCAGGCAAATCACGTTGCTCGGCCAGAACGTCAATTCCTATCGCCACGAAGAATGGGATTTTTCCAGACTGATTACCGCTGTGGCGGATACTCCGGGAATCGATCGAGTTCGGTTTACCTCGCCGCACCCGAAAGACTTTCCCGCCGCGCTCATTGAGGCCATCGCCACGCACCCAAGAATCTGCAAACACATTCATCTTCCCCTTCAGGCAGGAAGCGATCGGATCCTCGAACTGATGGGACGAACTTACACGGGAACCGAATACCTCACGTTGGTCGCGCTCATTCGCCGCGCCGTCCCCGATATCGTCCTGACCACAGACATCATCTGCGGTTTCTGCTCTGAGTCGGATGAGGACTTTCAATCCACGTTCCGTCTGGTGAAACAGGTCCAGTTCGACTCAGCCTACATCTTCAAATATTCGGAACGGAAACATACGATCGCGGCAAGAAAGTATGCCGACGATGTCCCTGATCAAGTCAAGGGTATGCGCGTCGCTCAACTCTTAGAAACTCAACGCCGCATCACCCTGGAGCGCAACCGACGGTACATCGGCAAGTCAATACGGGTGTTAGTTGAAAGGGATGCAACCCGCTCGCCGGCTCAGGCCATGGGGAAAACCGACGGAAACATCACGGTTGTATGGGATAAGGGTACGGGTGGTTTTGGTCCGGGCACTCTGACCACGAAACATATCATTGATGCCTCGGCTGCGACCCTCTACGGGAGGTGA
- the ispE gene encoding 4-(cytidine 5'-diphospho)-2-C-methyl-D-erythritol kinase has translation MTNPSSGSTILPASLTVFAPAKINLVLRILDRRPDGYHNLWSLMQIVGLGDELSISLSGNHSTITLRCDDPSLETDPSNLVYRAAAAVLERSGRVVGLDMVLAKRIPMGAGLGGGSSDAAATIIGLNQLLNLGWSMEKMAHVGQTLGSDVPFFFFAPSAIVEGRGEKVAPVRIKGQRWVVLVNPGFPVETKWAYQQLSGSRTGVRSISEVHAALGNASELAWENLLQLVENDFEAAVFKAHPVLHGIKQKLLGEGAEAALLSGSGATVFGVFHDEISARQAQSCLQVEPHLKVYAVSTPSDPQQ, from the coding sequence GTGACTAACCCTTCTTCCGGATCGACCATCCTCCCTGCCTCCCTTACCGTTTTCGCACCCGCCAAAATTAATCTCGTGCTCCGCATTCTCGACCGCCGGCCAGACGGCTATCATAATCTCTGGTCGCTGATGCAGATCGTGGGGTTGGGGGACGAGCTCTCGATATCGCTTAGCGGCAATCATTCGACCATTACCCTGCGGTGCGATGATCCTTCGTTGGAGACAGACCCTTCAAATCTTGTCTATCGTGCCGCGGCAGCGGTACTTGAGCGCAGTGGACGAGTAGTTGGATTGGATATGGTGCTCGCAAAGCGAATTCCGATGGGAGCGGGATTGGGAGGCGGGAGCAGCGATGCGGCGGCAACGATTATCGGCCTGAACCAGCTGTTGAATTTAGGCTGGTCGATGGAGAAGATGGCTCACGTTGGTCAAACACTCGGAAGCGATGTCCCGTTTTTCTTTTTCGCTCCTTCTGCAATCGTGGAAGGGAGAGGTGAGAAGGTGGCCCCAGTGCGAATCAAGGGGCAGCGATGGGTCGTCCTGGTTAATCCGGGGTTCCCCGTCGAAACGAAGTGGGCATATCAGCAGCTTTCTGGAAGCCGAACAGGGGTACGATCGATTTCGGAGGTCCATGCGGCGCTGGGGAATGCATCTGAACTCGCATGGGAGAACCTGCTCCAATTGGTGGAGAACGATTTTGAAGCAGCGGTGTTCAAGGCGCATCCGGTTCTTCACGGAATCAAGCAGAAACTGCTTGGTGAAGGGGCTGAGGCGGCTTTATTGTCGGGGAGTGGGGCCACGGTCTTTGGTGTATTTCATGACGAGATATCAGCTCGGCAGGCCCAGTCATGTCTTCAGGTGGAACCCCACCTCAAGGTCTATGCGGTGTCAACCCCCTCCGATCCCCAGCAGTAA
- a CDS encoding A/G-specific adenine glycosylase, translating into MSTRRPSNKKKPGKSVLPELSAKRRFQLRLLKWYGEHGRDLPWRKTSDPYHILVSEVMLQQTQVDRVIPKYHEFLKRYPSFEDLAEAPVADVKRTWYPLGYNIRPERLHGIACETVERYGGKLPNDADELLSFKGIGRYTAGAIRSFAFNEDAPILDTNVIRVLHRVFVAEGNPKAQKTMLWELSETLIPPGKGYDFNQAIMDFGATVCTARDPYCLLCPMKSFCKTYPFSPTTRERQ; encoded by the coding sequence ATGTCTACGCGACGCCCCTCCAATAAGAAAAAGCCTGGGAAGTCCGTCTTGCCCGAGCTATCTGCCAAGCGGCGATTCCAACTGAGGCTTCTGAAGTGGTATGGAGAACATGGCCGGGATTTGCCCTGGCGGAAAACCTCGGACCCGTATCATATCCTCGTCTCCGAGGTGATGCTGCAGCAGACCCAAGTTGATCGGGTGATCCCTAAGTACCATGAGTTTTTGAAACGGTATCCAAGTTTTGAAGATTTGGCAGAGGCTCCGGTTGCTGACGTCAAGAGGACCTGGTATCCCCTCGGGTACAACATTCGTCCGGAACGGTTGCATGGGATTGCTTGTGAAACGGTGGAACGGTATGGGGGGAAATTACCCAACGACGCTGATGAGTTACTCTCGTTCAAAGGGATCGGGCGGTATACTGCCGGGGCAATTCGCTCCTTCGCGTTCAATGAAGATGCCCCCATTCTGGACACGAATGTAATCCGTGTCTTGCACAGGGTGTTTGTGGCGGAAGGTAATCCCAAAGCACAGAAGACGATGCTATGGGAATTGTCGGAAACCTTGATCCCGCCTGGCAAAGGGTATGACTTTAATCAGGCGATTATGGACTTTGGCGCGACGGTATGCACTGCTCGGGATCCCTATTGTCTCCTCTGTCCGATGAAGTCCTTCTGTAAGACATATCCGTTCAGTCCGACGACGCGCGAACGGCAATAG
- the mtaB gene encoding tRNA (N(6)-L-threonylcarbamoyladenosine(37)-C(2))-methylthiotransferase MtaB: MVMPRASLHTLGCRLNQAETSILGEGLRRKGFELVEFGQPTDVLVLNTCSVTEDAERTSRYLIRKTLKHSPNAFIAVTGCYAQTGMEMLKRQAGVDLIVGHQFKLDLPAYIPPAHELRKRSIPEVHYTKMIVRGDFDLPYFSESDSTRAAVKVQDGCGAMCAFCIIPFARGHERSRRFDDIRREVESLTARGYREIVLTGVNIGRYAHDGLNFCMLLRWLDQQPGLERIRISSIEPTTVGEDMIDLLASSTKLCPYLHIPLQSGDDQVLQAMNRRHTVKAYTKLIETALTKIPNLGLGTDLLVGFPGETETAFRNTVAAATDLPFSYLHVFPYSSRPGTAALRIKQRVPSASVKKRTALLLDLDHAKRLAFHNKQIGKTVSVLFEAGTRDSHRFGTTPNFTRVAVADTGDLQNRILPVTITAAADRFTFGHLTASRHTHTAMAML; encoded by the coding sequence ATGGTAATGCCCCGTGCCTCTCTTCATACGCTCGGCTGCCGCTTGAATCAAGCCGAAACCTCGATCCTGGGGGAAGGGCTCAGACGCAAGGGGTTTGAGCTCGTCGAGTTCGGCCAACCAACCGACGTTCTCGTACTCAATACCTGTTCCGTGACGGAAGACGCCGAACGGACATCGCGATATCTGATCCGGAAGACACTGAAACACTCTCCGAATGCCTTCATCGCTGTCACAGGTTGCTACGCCCAAACAGGCATGGAAATGCTTAAGCGGCAAGCAGGCGTCGATCTCATCGTCGGCCACCAATTCAAGCTCGACCTGCCGGCCTACATTCCCCCCGCCCACGAACTACGGAAACGCTCCATCCCTGAGGTGCATTATACGAAAATGATCGTTCGCGGAGACTTCGATCTTCCGTACTTTTCGGAATCGGATTCGACCCGTGCGGCAGTGAAAGTACAGGACGGCTGCGGCGCAATGTGCGCCTTCTGCATCATCCCATTCGCCAGAGGGCATGAGCGCAGCAGAAGATTTGACGACATCCGGCGAGAGGTCGAAAGCTTGACGGCTCGGGGATACCGAGAAATCGTGCTCACCGGGGTGAACATCGGTCGATACGCACACGATGGCCTGAACTTTTGCATGTTGCTTCGTTGGCTCGATCAACAGCCAGGGCTCGAACGCATTCGCATCTCTTCAATCGAACCAACCACTGTCGGCGAGGACATGATTGACCTCCTCGCCTCCTCCACCAAACTCTGCCCTTACCTCCATATTCCTCTGCAAAGCGGAGACGACCAGGTATTACAGGCCATGAATCGACGCCATACAGTCAAGGCCTATACCAAACTGATCGAAACGGCGCTCACGAAGATTCCCAACCTTGGCCTTGGAACGGATCTTCTCGTCGGATTCCCCGGCGAAACTGAGACCGCATTTCGGAATACAGTAGCGGCTGCGACGGACCTTCCCTTTTCTTATCTTCATGTGTTTCCATACTCTTCCCGACCGGGAACGGCCGCGCTACGTATCAAACAACGTGTGCCGTCCGCGTCGGTCAAGAAACGCACCGCACTGCTGCTCGATCTGGATCATGCCAAACGACTGGCATTTCACAACAAACAGATCGGCAAGACCGTCTCTGTCCTGTTTGAAGCCGGCACTCGAGACTCCCATCGCTTCGGCACAACTCCAAACTTCACCAGAGTAGCAGTCGCAGATACAGGCGACCTTCAGAATCGGATCTTACCAGTCACCATTACCGCCGCCGCAGACCGTTTCACGTTTGGCCATCTGACTGCTTCTCGACATACACACACTGCCATGGCGATGCTATGA